Genomic window (Aquila chrysaetos chrysaetos chromosome 22, bAquChr1.4, whole genome shotgun sequence):
TTTTTCAGGGTAGATATTTGGTTTGATTTGAGTTGTCAGAGCTACTGGTATAATGTATGGATCTAAGAAGGGGTAGGAGTAATTGAGAAATATCTGGTGTGTtttggaaacacaaaggaatTTGGGCACAGATGAATTCAGAGGATAATTTAGAAATGGACCACTTCAAATGAATTCTGTGAGGCAAAGCTGATGATCTACTCTGCTCATGAGGGAAACTCACTTGTCCTCAGTGTAGAGCAAGTTGAGAAAGAGAATGGATGGATTATAGCCTTTACGGCACTTGATTCTGAGCCTTATTCTGTGGCATATAggataaaaatatatgcagGGAACAGGGGAAATAGGAGATACCTCCACATACATACAACCCCTGCAtctcattaaataaaattgtgaaGATCTGAAAATCATATGGTAGTAGCTTTAATGGTCATAcagttttttaaattcttatccCTGGCTGTTCATTATAAAATGCAGAGTTTACACTTGGATCTTGCATTGTCTTAAAACAATGAAGCtaatctttgtattttaagaacagTGTTTTGCATAGAAGATGTGCTTTGTAAACAAAGGCAACAAAACAGTGATTTACTGTTCATCTGGCCATTCAGAAGATGTGCAGCAGTCCAGGAATGTTTTAATTCTTAGATACTAGGTTGTGTTTTTATGCAGTGCTACTTGCTTTACAATAAAGTGAAAATTTGGTCTTTTCTTCATGTGTGTTTAAACCAATGTTGGttttattcttgtcttttgGGTGTTTCGATTGTACAAGTTGCCTCTTTCCAGCAAAATGGCTGAGTAAGCCAGTATTTCAGATATCAAGTAGGAATGAGTTCCAGGCACTATGACTAAGCTGAAGTGTATTTGATATATGCATATTGTTTGAACTTTGAGATTGCTTTAAGTAAAATACATGACTTTCCACCTCAGCAATTGTTGTTTATGACAGCATTTTACTTAGTTCTTCTTAGGCTCTCCTTGTGCAACTGTGTCTTATAGCTACAGGTTTTTTCTGCATTAGACTTTATTGGTGCTTGGCTGTAAAATTAGCATTTATGATTTTGAAGTAATGGGTTCTTTTCAGTCTTAATCTGTATCCGTTTGCACTTGATTTTGAAATCTGAGCGTGTGTAGTGCTGAAAAAATAGTTAAGCTGATTTGGAAGTAGGGTCTTATAACTGTAATGTAGTAGGCTGTGGTTATCAAGTTTTTGCTTAAGTTAATTCATCTATTTTAAATTGTAGAATACCACCACAAGTTAAACTTTCTCTGGTGTGGGGTACTTAGGAGGATCGAAGACATACAGAGGTTCAGGCCTGCGTTAAGAATTgttaagaactgaaaaaagactgagaaataaaagcactaaTAAGTGatcaagaaaaatctgtttcagaatTGCATAATTGTTTATCCTGGTGATAGGCAATGAAACCTGGATGTTTCAAAATGTTGATGTCAAAATACTGCAAAGTGTTGCAGTATCATCCTTCGTGGCAATAGGTCACTGGGGTTTTGAAATACAAGGAATCAGGTGTATGTCTCTCTTCCCTAGTTCTCCTTCATCAGGTGGTTTGATCAGGGAGTACTTGGTCTTGTACTGAAGGCTGCTGAAAAATGCTCTACTACTTTCTTTCTGGGGGGAAGTGTAGGAGAGCTGCTGGTGGGAAGTCCCTGTTtgttcggggcgggggggggaggatggaCAGGGATAGACAGGGAGGGAGTTGTGTGATATGGCTGAGCAAGTAGCGTCATCGTGGATCTCGGGGAAAGGATCAAGAAAGAGGGAGTAGAACCAGATGAGGTTGCACAGGATGGTGTGTGGTCCAGTACAAAGTCAGGGTCACAGATACTTCAGCGATAGCTTACCTTTGTGAAACTTGAACTGTGAAATTGTAATATTACATGTACTGTTGTCTTACCAACTTGTGTTTTTGTTATGCTACAgtatattaaaacatttattgctTTACCCTTTTATAGGAATTGATTTAATATGGAAATTTGTGGGATGGTTGATGGACCACTTGTTGGTGGCTTGTTTTCCGggtgttattttttccactttcagctctgctgaagctCTTTTGTAGAGGCAAGTATGCTGCTTAAGCAGTTCAGTATATGCCACTATTAATGCTATGGGATGTGATAAGACCGTAAATGGACTAAGCAGTTCATAACACAGTATTTCATGAAACTTGTTTCGGAACATGGAAATACCGAAATCCCTGCACCAGCATTCCTCCACTGCAGGATTTAAATAGAGATTGTTGTTTTGAAAGTTGACCTGGAACAGTCTTTTTCCATCAGAGTAGCTGTCTGACTTACCTACGTGTTTGGTTGTATGCATATCTGAGtgatttaatatttcagaaactgaGGAAGCAGCAACTCTGTTGCTGAGAACTATGCCATTTTAATCTCCGTCAGCATAAACGTTGCATACCtttgatgaaaaatgaatgctgCATTCTTTGTGCAATGCTTCCAGTGCGTTAAGAAAATACGGTGGTAGAAAGCATTCTAATTAAAGAGTAGGGTTTTTATATTGAAGTGCTATAAGCATCTAACGTTCTCTGTCAAAAGGAGAATTAAGATGGCTAATGCTTCTGATTGTAATAGCGTAGTAGAAGAGGCTAAGGCTgttaaaataccttaaaaacatCCGGTGAGTGTCACTGCATTAAAATGAACTTAAGTCAGGctatcttaaaataaatctacaCTTTTAGCATCTACCACAAGCCAGCAATGACCTATCTTTAGTACTAGGCACGGCATGAGTGGAAACTGTCATATGAGATTGACTTTTGATGTAAATATGTCTGCAGAGTGATCTAACTCTGTTGCTCATGCTGTAATATCTAAAGTTCTGTGTTGTTCAGGGTTCTTAACCACAAttgcatttttgcatttctttctagTGTTGAATGAAATGTTGAATTTCATGATTCTCCATCATTATACTACGTGTTGCTGGCACTTTCCTTGTTTGAAGTGGTGACCGTGGTGGTTAGCCTGGACAATGTGCAGGAACAGTGAGACCACttttggggggtgggagtgggagTATCAGTCACTGTCCAGCTAGTGGCTTCATGAATAAGGTGGAAACTTGGACACAGCAGCATGTTTCTTAATAGCTTGGCTCACTTGAATACCCAGCATCTCATATACTGTTTAGATTTTAACttcaaatgtttctttcctaaccttttaaaatctaataCTCTTTCAGATCATGATGAATTTTTTCCAGTGTCTGAGAATACTTCTTTGCTTAGCAGAACCCCCCCAAAAATGAGCATGCTGCTTTTGTTGTCAGGTTAGGTTTGAGAAAGTTAAGAAGAGTGACCTTAAAATGAATGTGGTGTTGCTCTTCCATCTGTCTCTTAAACTGGTGTACGCTTCAGAATATTTTGGATTCAGTGTAGCCTGTGGATAGGTAGTATTTGGTGCCATTTCTGCAAGTCTTATAGACACCTTGGGTTATGAAATAGAATATAGTTTTTATATATTCTCTTGTCATTCTTATTATGAGGTAAAAAAGGGAACCTTTTTGAATAGGAACATTGGTGGTTGAAAGGCATGGAAATCTTTGTAGTTAGTTAACTTGTGAACTTGTTACTATTTATATTTCTAATACCCTCTTGATTTAGAAAATTATTGTGGCACGTGTTTGGTGACTGCTCTGAGAACAAACTGTAACAACTGGCAGTGTGATGGTATGATTAAGGAATTCTTGCGTTATTTCAAAATTACCTTTCTGATGCTATATTTAGCTTGTGCTTCTTCATACAAATTGCCTTTGCAACTTTTATGTACACAATTTTGTGGGAAAAATGGTGATGACAAAGTTGTTTCCCTACTTTGGTTTATAAAGACATaacttgctggttttgctgatACCAGTGGATATTAGTTACGTTCTTGCTTCTGCTTCATGTAGGACTCTCTGCCTTTGCATTCAAAGACGTATGTGTAGATGGGTGGCAAACAGTCTTCTGAAGCAAGACATCGGAAGTGTAGAACTCCTTGGGAGCTTTTGCTAGCTGATACAGCTGTGCTCACCTCCCCGAGGGAGAGTCTCGGTTTTGGCCATGTCTGAGTTCAAGCTTTTGGAGGGTTGGAGATAAGACATTGGTGTGatttttagatttaattttctcaaataCTTATGAACTTCTTCAGTTCCAGCAGTGATGATCATTGTTTTATGTTTCACAGAACCATTTTTGTAGAAAGTCTGAAGTCTTTCTTATGCtggaaattaattctgaaatacCCTCCtcaaggaggggaaaaaaacaccaaaccaaattTCTGCTACTAATACAGGGTTGCATAAagcaaaatcttattttaagtAAAGATAAACTCTTCTCTCAAGCGCTTCCAGACAAGGAAGGGACAAGAGTTCATAAAGAGAGCAGCTTGTCAAGAGCTGGAAGTGGTAGAgcatattttgaataaaatgacTGTTCATAGACAAATTCACAATTtatgtgttttttgttttataggcTAAAGAAATTTTGACAAAAGAATCTAATGTACAAGAAGTGCGATGTCCAGTCACAGTCTGTGGAGATGTCCACGGACAATTTCACGACCTCATGGAACTTTTCAGAATTGGAGGCAAATCACCGGACACAAACTATTTGTTTATGGGGGACTATGTTGACAGAGGCTATTATTCAGTTGAAACAGTCACATTGCTTGTAGCTCTTAAGGTaacttttcttctcagctgtaCAATTCTGTATAAAACATATGTAATTACTATCCTGACTACACTTAATATCTATTATGATTTGCACTACATTGGTATTATAGGTACAAAAACTGAAATGTCGGCTGTCTTAGTTTTCTGAgatacttctgaaataaaatcaacGTTCAGATGCAAGCCTGaactttttctaaaattagtgctgtatttattttttacttgccTAAGTAGCAATATTTAAGAATTTGCTTGGAGAGATCAGCTTAATGCACAGGTATAGTGAAGTCCACTAGTAACAATGAAtaaaatttgtaattaatttcaaaagtatttGGCAGCTGAAGATTTGAGTGAATTAGCCATTCTTTTCTCAAAGGTTATAATTGAATCTTCATCTTAAAGGGCTTggttttcattgctttattGACATATGACAGGTGGTGAGGGGTGCAAATTCTGTGGTTTGGGAAGACAGGCGTATTTTGATGTCTCTAAAATAAACTGTTATGTTTAGGTCCGTTACCGTGAACGTATCACAATTCTTCGAGGGAACCATGAAAGCAGGCAAATCACACAAGTATATGGTTTCTATGATgaatgtttaagaaaatacGGAAATGCAAATGTTTGGAAATACTTTACAGACCTTTTTGATTACCTGCCTCTAACTGCCTTGGTGGATGGCCAGGTATGTTGATATTGACAAGTTAAATGTTACTAGTTGTAAAGGGAGCTATTAACACTGTATTCTATTAGCTCTCAGCTTTAAAGGAATCTCTTGCAGATTTTCTCCTAGTCATTTATACTAAACAATTATAATTGCACTGATATTTAGTGTAAATGAATGAGATAAACTTCATGTATCTAACTCTTCCAGATTTTCTGTCTACATGGTGGTCTCTCTCCATCGATAGATACACTGGATCACATCAGAGCACTTGATCGCTTGCAGGAAGTTCCCCATGaggtactgaaaaataattctcaacTTGTGGGATTCATGATTCAGCATATATTGGGTATTTGAGTACACAGGCcgaaaatgaaattcagaacaACTGAGCAATATGAAAGTGCCTGTCTTCCTGTTCTAGTTTTTTGAAGGGAAAGTAAGGGGTGTGTTCTTGcctgaagaaacaaacatattttagtGTGACTCGAATCTCAACAGGTATGACTTAATGATCTCAGAGGTGAGAACTACTTCTGTGAAAATTCTTCATTCAGGTTAACTTCTTGGTAGTATTTCAAGTGTTAACTGCATGAGCTGTTGTAGTTGgtaggcatttttttttaagtcttaaaGAGATGCTGCAACAAATTGTGCAGGGATGGTGTGTGTGCAggctttttgtggttttgtttggttttggttttttgcactTAGGTTCTGAAACATCTTCTACATCTCTTACAGGGTCCAATGTGTGACTTGCTATGGTCAGATCCAGATGATCGTGGTGGCTGGGGAATCTCTCCTCGAGGTGCAGGTTATACATTTGGACAGGATATTTCAGAAACCTTTAACCATGCTAATGGCCTTACGTTGGTTTCAAGAGCTCATCAGTTGGTAATGGAGGTAAGTGGGATAGTCTGTGTGTTTAAAACTTTTGATTGCATAGTTTGGCCATTAATACCATACTCTGTGTGTCAGGGATATGCATATACTGCTGTGACAAGTGATGATCGAGCTGAGAGTCTTCCAGAAACTCTACTTTGACAGTGTTCATGTGCTACTAAAGGAGTTTCTTAATTTGATAGTGGAGTAAcctttattttggctttttttcctgaaaatttacAGTAACATCCCAGAACAGACTTCAGCAGTAGATGTGGTATTGCATTTCTGTGTAGATAAAACAATTCTTAAACATAAATGCTGAGTCCCTTGATAAGAAAATGCACACAAATGTGTGCCTTgaaaaaagaggtatttttattttttaccttgGATGTGTGTTTTTGTTCTTAGTCTCTAGTTATCCCTGGCagttacaatttttaaatgtgtgtctGGATTCTGGTTTTGCTGATTACAGCTGAAGATTCAGAATAGATTGTGTACTTCAgaattgctgttttaatttttaacgCTAACGCAATGGAGAActcttgcagatttttttttaaatatgcttagCTCGTGCTTACTAGTAAGAAGCAACATATGAAGGCCAAaattcctttttacttttttctctcaagAAGACAAAGATATAGCctttatcttattttaaatgacactACAAATGCCACTTTGGGTTTTGtgcattaaaaattcagttagtAGTCAGATGGTTATATGGGGTACAACAAATGAACTTGGAcgtcataatttttttttttttttttttcatccccaGGGGTACAACTGGTGCCATGATCGGAACGTAGTAACAATTTTCAGTGCTCCAAACTATTGTTACCGTTGTGGCAACCAGGCTGCAATTATGGAACTTGATGATACTCTAAAATACTCCTTgtaagtatctttaaaaatgagaattaaattgCCCATGATTTTAAGATAGTCACTGTAGCAAGATACCACTTAATTATTGTGTTAaggtatggggttttttttttcccctatacaCTCTTGGGAGGTAAAGTGAGTGTGGAATTGTTGGGTTAGTCGCATCATAAGTCTTAGGCTCAAATATCTGTAACAGTCATTGTTGACATCTTGTCTGTCAGATTAAAGTCAGATgactcctttttgttttgtataacTGGAGTTCATGAAATACTATAGAGGTATGCGATTTGAGAGTAGGAGTACTCTGTCACATCTGAGGTAATGCCCTCGTGTCAGTTGAGGGCAAGAGTCTTTCAGAATCTTTGAATTCTTCAGATGTTAGGATGTTGGCTTTTTTAATGAGGTTTCTAATTAACTACCTCAGCAGCAACTTTACTAGTAAATGAGGCAAAAGCATTGTGTAAACTGCCCCCTTTGACAAATACTGGAGACTTTAACTTTCTAAATATATACTAATGTTTGACCAGTTTGAGTCTTAAAAGCtaagattaatttctttccagtcCTTCATAGTAATCATAAGAGGGGTGTAAAATATGGGGGTGATAAATACATACTAATAAAAGGAGTGGAAGAAGTTGAACACTTGTTCTGGAAGACTTTAATCAGTTGAAAAAACTTGAAAAGACTTACCTGTGTTAAAGACCACTGCTACTGTAATTCACATATAAAACATACCTGCATGTAAACTGAACTCTTGCAGTTTCATTAATATCTACGCTTTTCAGTTTGCAGTTTGATCCAGCACCACGTAGAGGTGAACCGCATGTTACTCGTCGCACCCCAGACTACTTCCTGTAAAGAGATTTTAGACCTGTACAGTATTGCCATGAACCATATGTTGACctaaagaaaatgggaagagcAACAGTAACTCCAAAgtgtcagaaaatatttaacattcaAACTTGTTTTCACATGGACCAAAAGACGTGCCATATTCAAATACAAAGCCTCTTGTCGTCAACAACTGTGACCACTTTAGAATGAACCAGTTCATTGCATGCTGAAGCAACATTGTTGGTCAAGAAACCAGTTTCTGGCATAGCGCTATTTGTAgttacttttgctttctctgagaGACTGCAAATAATAAGATGTAGACATTAACACCTCGTGAATACATTTAACTTTCCATTTAGCTATAGCTTTATTCAGCATGACTGTAGATAAGGGTAGCAGCAAACAATCATTGAAgcttaaagaacatttttaaaataagtaccAAGGCCTCATATTTGTTCTgaaactgtttgtttgttttattttcagggaatactgtttaatttaattgtattgattttttttttgtctgcactCGGTTCCCTTTTCCACTCTTTGCCCTACCATATTGTCCCTTGTAATTGTCCAAGGATAGTGAATTACTTTGAacagaactgtttttttctgtaaaacaatgTTACTGCAGGACAGAGCTGCAGTGTTTTTCATAATAAACTTGTGAACTAAGTATGGAAAAATGTCAAATCCTAATTGCATCTCAGGTCAACTGTGGTTTAATAAAGTAACATGTAGCTGGATGGGTTTTATAAACTTGCATAGAAATTTCCACCTTAAATAACTAAAACTGAGGTGATTGGAGTGTGCTGGAAAACTGACCTTTTGAATTCTGTCCCAGGGAGGTGCCTGGTCATGTGTCGTCATGCAGCTGAGAACAGAGCTTGCTTATTACTGACATGttgctctctttccctctcGGTGCtctactgaaatatttgaaagtggAAGAATATAGGATCACTTAATTGACTGAGcgtggctttttttttcaagtgtaaaTCTAAGTTTGAGTAATTTACAATGTAGGTGCTAATACTTaaaatcattttctgaaaaactaagaataaaaccagttttctaaatattaaaggaaataacTTGAAATTTAGTACTATGTGTATTGCCCAAGCTTCCATTCTGAAAAATGGTGGTATGTGTTTTATGTTaacttctgttaaaatatttcctttctacTAATTTGTTTTGGAATTTGAATCCtgatttgattatttttttcaaaacagaaatttaaattttatgccTTCTTAAGGCTTGTGCTTGAAACTTACTGGGCATATCTTAAAAAGACACACCTGGGTCTTGTTTTAATAGAGGGTTCTTAATTTTCATGTTGTTTAAGAGACTTTAAATTCCTTGGGCACAATGTAGATTCTGTAACACtatagaggatttttttttttaacactgcttGCTTCTAAGGGAAAGTACAGGAATTTTGCAAATGTCCAACTTACCTGGAGGCCTAGTCCTAGGGAGAGGCCTAGTCTTGCTTTTATGCTGGAGGACCGCTTAATTCTCTTAACTTGCAAAGAAGGTGCTGCATTTCACCGAGCATTACTTCATCCCTTTTCTGAAAGGCTTGAgtggttgcttttttcttcaccaaaaaTTCAGACTTGTCCTATAGGTTGGGTTCCAAATGGTTTCTGGAGAGCGCTCAGTCTTCTGCAGTTTGATCTGTTACAGGAAGAAGTGCATACTAAAAATAAGTGCATctgaagtgtcttttttttagtGTATCAGGAACTTTTGCTTTGatcactattaaaaaaacaaaatcctttgcTGTAGAGAGTAGTTCACTTTAAATTCCTTTCACTTGCCATTctctgtaaatgtttttgtaGACAGAACTTTGTGTCTTAATTGACACCATTCCTTCAAGAGTAATGACTTTGccctattttctgttttccctgttaCTTTAATTGGTGTGACTCATCTCCTGCTCTGGGGGGGAGCAGTCAGTCCATTTGTTCAGTTTCTGTATACAAATGCAAGCAGTTGTTAGTAAAAAGTCAATGGAAGACGTTAAAAGTCACTCCAGTTTTTGCACTTTTCCCCCATAACTGCACTGTGAGTGCCTGTTTGAAGACTGCATTGAGAATAATCACGTTGTGAACAAAAAATTGTTACTCTGATGGAGATTGGCCACCAGTGGTACTAACCAGCTAAAAGCAGGTTTGGAAGattaaagaggagaaagaaaacttcaaatatGAATAATTACTGTCTGATCTAGTGGTAGCTGATTGATTAGTTCACCTGCGCAAAACTTCCTTCACTTCAGAGTGTGATGATGCTGAGCATAACTCGGATTTGTACTTCTGCTGGAGATCAGTGTTGATGTTTCCTCCTTCACTACACAGACTGGTGAATTCCATGAAACGTGAACTAGGAGTAGCTGGAAATCCCACAGTGTGGTAGTTCAGTATTTGTTTAAGCAGGATAGTTAAACCCAGTGTTCGGTGAGGAGGGCTGACAGTGGGGTTTACCTTGTCAGAAGGCAGTCATGAATGAAACTTGACACTTCTACAAACTGCTCTAAAaacttccccttttttcttctgtttcctcagaATTTGGGTAGTCAGTAGAATCTGTTGTTGGACAGATGGGGGAGGGTTTTGAGCTTTCCGTATTATGTTTACTTAAGCCACACTTAATGATGTCCTATCATTTGGCCATTTCTCTGAATTTGTGTATCAGACTGAAGTCAGCACCATTCCTTTGTGGAGGCCTGTCCTTCTGAACTAAGGGGTCATTAAGTCAAAAACAAGAGGCAAAATTGCACTCCTACCCAAGGAAACATTCAGtaacttttggttttgaaaggaaaaatgagaccGATTTGAAGTGTATAGATTTGccaggttttttccccttcacacTCTTTCTACGCCTTCTGCCGGTTCCCGTGTgctgctctcttccctcctcccacgGCCCACTCTCCGCCGATGGCCGAGCTGCGCTGGTGTACCTCTTCCGCAGAGCCCTGCAGAAcggggctggctgctgcagcagccccagctctgttGGTGACTGACAAGGAGTGCTGCGCGTGTAGGTGGATGTTTTCTCCAAGGTAAACCAGCGCATGTGTTCGTCGGCTCGTGCTCGTGTCAGATTGTTTCCAGCTGCTGACATTTGCATACACGTTCGGTATCCCTGCTTCAAATGCTTGGGCAGCATTACCTATTTTAGAACTTCTGATAATAGCCCGGAAGGATACTTGACGCACAGGCAAGTGAAGAGAGACAGAGCTAGTTACCTTGTTCTTCCCCGTGTGTCTGGTTGATAATGGAATAAATTCTGCTTTGGGGAAAAGGGTGGTGAGTGGACATACTGCTGATGAAAGCTTTGACATTTCATCTGCCTGGTTAGTATCAGAAGTCCATCTGGAAATGTTAGTAGAGAAAAGATTTCTGAGAGTTGCTGATACCTGCCAATCCATGCTTCcgcatttcacttttttatagTGGTAAATTTAAACACTGAAAGTCATTTTCATAAAGTAATTGTGCGTTAAGAGCCTGAGACAAAGTCTTTGCTCTGGCAATTTATAAATTCAGCCTGAATCTTAAAGGCAAAGGATTTCCTCATGTataatacaaaaccaaaactgttaTGCAAGTGCCAGGTTTATTTTGGGCCTTTTTTTCATAGTTTGGTAAACacattcctttgtttttcccctctcatccCTTCATTTCTGCAGCAATACTGGAGCGCAGTTCCTGCTGTCTGAGGAGCTGTGACCTAaggagcaggagggggctgAAGGATAAAAGTGCTTGTTCATTTGGGAAAAGTGGTCTGTAAGAAGAGCTAAGTGTGatcaaagcagaattttgaatttcaaattaaatgctGCTCCAAATTCAATTAATTGAAGGTGTGGCTCCGCTCTCACCACTTCCTTATGCACCTGTCACGCACTCATTTATCACTTACTCTAATTGCTTCTTGTTTTGTCTGTATGCTGAGCGCTCATGGAAACTCAAGATCTGTTTTAGGGGTTTTTGCATAGCTTAAAGCAAAGTTTTACCAAGAGAAATGGCTTTTTAGTATTAAGTGGTTTTTGCAACCATATACATGGTTTATATGAGCTTAGATTTTGGAGCAAAATGTTGGCAAGCAATGGTTTTTGAAGTCCTGTAGAATGTGTAGGGTACCTTCTGTGCACTACAGCAATCGCTACGTGGAGTATTGGTTCTCTGCGAGTTCCAGGAGAAAGTTGGAAACAGGTAAAGTGTTAAGTAAAAATTACGCTGGACTGTGTAGAAATCTTTCAGTACTCGTGAATACACTAAAAAAGCCCTGCAGAGTAAGCAGTTCATGAGTCATCATACTGTGgttttttaagaagttatttCAGTGCTCTAATTCATTTGGCTCTACTCCTTCTGGATGAGAATAAAGGCAAGCTGCTCTATTGAGCAAGGGACCAGAGTTCTTTGGCatatatacaggaaaaaaaggctgaagcatcacttttggttttaaattaagcaGTGCTGCATGTTTCAGCCTTTGAAAACCTGTGCTGTGGCTTAAAAGCTTTATTCTTTAAGATGGGTTGAACTACAGCTCCTGATCTCTTAATTGCTCTACAGTGAACAGAACTGCTTTTGGATGAAGATTTAAACTGATTGCTGCTGGTGTATAAAACATTAAGCACTAATAGTACCTAAATACTGTATATACATAATTAGCCAACATATAAAACCAGGTTGGATATAACAGCTTTTAGAATAGGAGGGCACTGAACCACTGGAACAGGTTAACTGGTAAGGCTGCAGAATAGCTAGTCTTGGAAGTTTTCAGGACTGGGCTAGGAAAAGCCACAGCTGAGCTGGCACTGGGGCTAGTGCTGCTTCAGTGGGGAGAGTGAGGTCCCTTCCAGAtgacatttctgtgtttaaaacgGCATCTTAACTCGGTTACGGTATGCAAGACTTGGGATTGGTGGTTATCCTGTTAGCTCGTTCATCAAACTGCTGTGAAGCTGTCAAGACTTTGGTTGTGGTTTGCaaaacatcagcaaaaaaaaaaaaaaaaaaaagcggggggaTGTTCCAATAGCTTCAAACCAGTATTCGTTCATATTTCCTGACCTTGCCAATGGCTGCGTCATGCTACCTTACGCCGCCCTGGGACTGGCGATGGAAGAGGAGCAGCACGATTAGGGGTGAGTATCCTGGATGAAAACTTGCAGGCAGGTGCTTCTGCTGAGAAGACTGTCTGTTTTGCAGATGCTTATATCATTGCATAGGGTTGTATAAATCCAACTAAACCTTTGCTATTCGGTTTTCTTGTTGACTTCTGTATACATCTTCCTCATCAGATTTCCCCCAAACACAACTGGTTTCGTTGGAGGGgtgtggttttggctttttttttaaattttcattaaatatataaactgttttctggatcatgcttttgaaaacaaaagtgctTAACTGTCAAAGAGGAGTGTACTGTTTAAACTGATAATTGCGTGATCAATTGGGCTGAAAGGCTTTACCCTGGCTCCcaactgcctttatttttctggcagtttGAAAAAacacccaccaccaccctgccTAACCGTAAAACCTGTTGTGAAAGCCCCTTCTTTATCGGAGCCGTCAGTGCGAGAGTGGCCAGTCACTGCTGCTCTCTTCTGCCTCcttgttttctaaagaaaagggGGGGCCCTGGAGGAGCTTTGTCTGAGAGGATCCTACAGTGCTCATTCCACGCTTGACCCACTTTGCAGGC
Coding sequences:
- the PPP2CA gene encoding serine/threonine-protein phosphatase 2A catalytic subunit alpha isoform, with the translated sequence MEEKVFTKELDQWVEQLNECKQLSEGQVKSLCEKAKEILTKESNVQEVRCPVTVCGDVHGQFHDLMELFRIGGKSPDTNYLFMGDYVDRGYYSVETVTLLVALKVRYRERITILRGNHESRQITQVYGFYDECLRKYGNANVWKYFTDLFDYLPLTALVDGQIFCLHGGLSPSIDTLDHIRALDRLQEVPHEGPMCDLLWSDPDDRGGWGISPRGAGYTFGQDISETFNHANGLTLVSRAHQLVMEGYNWCHDRNVVTIFSAPNYCYRCGNQAAIMELDDTLKYSFLQFDPAPRRGEPHVTRRTPDYFL